In the Tindallia magadiensis genome, AAATTGAAATAACATTAAATCATGATGATGGAATACCGGAAGAACTCATAGGAGATCAGTCCAAATTGCAACAAATTTTAATGAACTTAATGGAAAATGCCGTCAAGTTTACGGAAAAAGGAAGTATTCTTCTGGAATCTAAAGGATTAAGAGGTAGTGACGGTGGAATAGAGATACAATTCTCTGTAAAAGACACGGGTATTGGAGTTGCCGAGGAATCCCAGCGATCGGTGTTCGATTCTTTTAGCCAGGCAGATAACTCTAATACCCGCAAATATGGGGGGAGTGGACTAGGTCTTACAATCAGTAAAAAATTGGTGGAAGCCATGGGTGGCCGTATAGGGATGGAAAGTAACATAAATGAAGGAAGTTGTTTTACGGTAATTCTTCCTTTTTATGAATGTGCTGAACGTTAAAAGGTTGAAAAACCACTCCACTCCTGAAATCGATAAAGAAGCCTTTTGGGAAAATGGCTATTTCCAAAGGCGGAATAATCCAGTGTATAATGACCGTCCTGATTTTCCCATATACGGTGAAAATAATTCAGTACATCATTTGAAAAATCATGGTCAGCAGGAGCGATCACTCGAAGATTGGTTTCCAGGTTCTTATCACTAATGTTTCGGGAAGTGAAATTGGCAGATCCGGCGATCACTTCAATCTGATCCTTTCCAGATCTTACGGCTAGCTTACTGTGGTACTGTTCACCTCTGGTATCATACCAACGGACGGTGATTTGATCCGAGGAGTGGTTCATAAGCTCTGTAGCGACAGGACGGTTGGGAATACCAATTTTACGCATACCGAAAGCATCTCGGTTGGAATCCAGAATAAGGCGTATTTCTACGCCTCGATCAGCAGCGTTTTTTAAGGCTTTGATGGTTTGGCGTTCTCCCATGTAAAACTGACCAATCCAAAGGATCTCGTCCTTTTCAGCATGCCGTATCATTTCTAATAGGTTTTGGCGGATTCTTCCTTCTGTAAGCACTTGGGCTTGAACTTCTGTAGAATCCAGTGCCATGGAAGGATGATGAAGATCTGGAAACTCAAAACCTGAAAAAAGAGCAACCGACTTTTCGGTTATCAGTAAGTCGGCAATAATGGGTCCGGAAAGCTTAATCCCAATATTTGAGTGGTAAGCACTGGCGTCATGAGGATTGGCTGAAGTCACCAAAGCGCTTTTATCCGTAATGAGAACCTTGCGATGATTAGCCTTGAAGTTTAATAACCGGAGATAAGAATTCAGTGTAACCCTTGGAGAATCAGGGCTAAAAGGATTCGGGAAAACCCCTGGGCCGGAAGGATCCAGACGATGAAAAAAGGTGCGCCATATTCCTGTGTAAAGAGGGTTAGAGGTTCCGATTTGGTCCAAGTCTGTTATCACGACATCGATATCATTACGACGCAATTCATCCAGATGAGAGGCTGTATAGGCGCCATAAAACTCATTTATTTCATCGGTTATCAGGATGATCGGCATATCAGGATGATCCTTCCGTTTGGACAGCAGCGCATCCGTAAGTTGACGGGTTAAATCAGGAAAGTTTTCCTCCCGGTTGTATTCGTCATTAAAAAGAAAAAAGTCAAGAACAATAAAAGAAGAAGCTTTTTCAATCATTTGTAATTTTGTTTCAAAGATCTTTTGTTCATGCTGGGTTTCGCCACGAACTCGGTAGGTAAGGTCATAAAGAAACTCTATATCCGTAACCCGTCTCATAGGTCC is a window encoding:
- a CDS encoding phospholipase D family protein → MLRMSTDDNLFLETIPRKKTWQERWKAPVISILILTLLGVIIMNGWRSNTPEGLSFEGPMRRVTDIEFLYDLTYRVRGETQHEQKIFETKLQMIEKASSFIVLDFFLFNDEYNREENFPDLTRQLTDALLSKRKDHPDMPIILITDEINEFYGAYTASHLDELRRNDIDVVITDLDQIGTSNPLYTGIWRTFFHRLDPSGPGVFPNPFSPDSPRVTLNSYLRLLNFKANHRKVLITDKSALVTSANPHDASAYHSNIGIKLSGPIIADLLITEKSVALFSGFEFPDLHHPSMALDSTEVQAQVLTEGRIRQNLLEMIRHAEKDEILWIGQFYMGERQTIKALKNAADRGVEIRLILDSNRDAFGMRKIGIPNRPVATELMNHSSDQITVRWYDTRGEQYHSKLAVRSGKDQIEVIAGSANFTSRNISDKNLETNLRVIAPADHDFSNDVLNYFHRIWENQDGHYTLDYSAFGNSHFPKRLLYRFQEWSGFSTF